GATTATCTTCAGTCTCCTTACTGTTGGTACATTCTTTGTTGCTCAATCTCTCTCCGAATTATTTACGATTACATTAATTTCTGTAGGGCTTAATGTAGTTTTGTATATACTTTCAAAATTTTTAAAGAAAGGTAAATTTGTTTCATTTGTTGGTTTGTTTTGTGTTGTGATCGATTTGGTAATCATCACAATTTTACCATTTATTTGGTACAACGCTGTGGGTGGGGAGTCTCAAGTTCCAAGAACCTATCTCATTAAAACCTATGTCCATTTTATCATTGCAGGAACACTAATCATCAATGCTTTTAGTATCCAACCCATATATCCAATGTTATATGCATTGGGAGTTGTGATAAGCCAAGCCGGGATTTTAGTGTATGCTCAACAGGACCCTAGGTTTATCAGTACAGAAAGTTTTAAGGAAGCTTTCCTTGGACCAGCTGCTCATGTGAATAACTATATCATGTCCATGGGAATTATTGGAATTCTGGGATTCTTTTTGGCATACCTTACTTATCGTGTTAGGCGAACAGTACTATCTGCGGTTACAAATGAAGTAAAAATGACACAACTCACTCGTTATTTTTCTCCCAATGTGGTAGCAGAATTAGACCAGGCAGGGGACGAATTTTTCAAACCTGGTGGAAAGGAATCCACTGTTGCTGTTTTATTTTGTGATATTGCCAATTTTACTCAAA
The sequence above is a segment of the Leptospira levettii genome. Coding sequences within it:
- a CDS encoding adenylate/guanylate cyclase domain-containing protein, whose protein sequence is MPTKSEQILREKEIQGIKFSLYGKMIIFSLLTVGTFFVAQSLSELFTITLISVGLNVVLYILSKFLKKGKFVSFVGLFCVVIDLVIITILPFIWYNAVGGESQVPRTYLIKTYVHFIIAGTLIINAFSIQPIYPMLYALGVVISQAGILVYAQQDPRFISTESFKEAFLGPAAHVNNYIMSMGIIGILGFFLAYLTYRVRRTVLSAVTNEVKMTQLTRYFSPNVVAELDQAGDEFFKPGGKESTVAVLFCDIANFTQISETLGPEKTMSLLSEYHSFMLEIVFQNHGTLDKFIGDGMMVTFGTPIPSNEDATNSIKAGIAMIQALAVWNQKRESNGEKPISIRIGIHYGLVIVGNVGVEKRLEYTVIGDTVNAASRLEALGKELKRNFLISRELYDHTSLEFRQTLKIKTMGTLSLRGKSKTTEILAIEV